The DNA region CCTCACCCCCCGATTAATACTTCGGGGGCAAGCCCTAACCCTCTCCCTGAGGGAGAGGGGAAAAAAGAATCCTCACCCTGCCCCCCTCCTGTCAAAGGAGAGGGAATAGATAAAATCTTCTGGCCGAGGGCGGCTGATGTGAATGACCGTGCCTTGCGCGATATTATTGCAGGGGCAAAAGAAACGGGGAATGGATTTCCACATGCAGGGCAATTCGTGCTGACAGAGGCATCAGAGATAATGGCGATACTCTCGTTATCTTCTTCGCTTAAAGATATGCGTGAACGACTGGGACGCATACTTGTCGGCCTTGATAAAGACGGCAGGCCTGTTACAGCAGAGGATATGAAATGCGCCGGGGCTATGGCAATCCTGCTGAAAGATGCACTAAGACCCAACCTTGTTCAGACATCAGAAGGGACGCCGGTATTTGTTCATACAGGACCATTTGCAAACATAGCGCCCGGTATAAGTTCCGTGATAGCGGATGAACTTGCACTCTCACTTGCTGACTATGTGATAACAGAGGCGGGGTTCGGCGCTGACCTCGGTTTTGAAAAACTGATAGACATCAAATGCCGAAACAGTGACGAGAGCTTATATCCTGATTGTGCTGTCATTGTCTGCACTGTGCGTAGTTTAAAAGAACATGGCGGCAATGTAAACGGTGGCGTCAGTGAAATTGAAAAAGGTCTTGCACATTTAAATAAGCAAATCAGCAATGTAAAGTTTTTTGGTGTGCCGGTTCTGGTCGCAATTAATAAATATCCCAATGATACGAATGAGGAAATAGGGTGCATCATCAGAAATACTGAAGCCATTTGTATACCTGCATGTACTGTAACACCTTATGAAGATGGCGGTGCAGGTGTTATAAGATTAGGGAAAATGGTTGCAGAGATGAGTTTACTTCCACCGGTACATAAATATCTTTACGAACCGGATATGCCCGTGCGGGATAAAATCAACAGGATAGCAACAACTATGTACGGTGCAGTAGGAGTAGAGTTTTCCCGGACTGCTGAAGAAAAATTGGGTCTGATCAAGAGACTTGGATTTGAGAGCCTGCCTGTGTGCACGGCAAAGACCCACCGTTCCTTATCTCACGATCCAAAACTGACAGGCGTACCGGAAGGCTTTACCCTGCCTGTGGATGACATACATATTTCAGCAGGGGCCGGTTTTGTCTACCCTATGTGTGGAAAGATATTTCCTCTGCCCGGTCTTCCTGCCCATCCATTGGCAGAGAATATGGATATTGATACTGAGACATGGAAAGTGAAGGGACTATAGCAAATCTGTCTGAGAGGGTTTACACGAAAACAACCCCATCCCCACCCCCCGATAACTACTTCGGGGGCAGGCTCTAACCCTCCCCCATTTAGTGTCGGGGAGGGAATAAACTTATCACCCTCTCCCTCAGGGAGAGGGTCCGGGTGAGGGTGGGGTAAAAAAGCCTACCGCAATATCCTGTTACTCAGAAACTTTTTTTCTCCGGTTTTAATTGTAATATTGGGAATAACCTTCTGAGAGAGAACCCCCCCATTTTTCCCTATATATTTTATATGGACATCATAAGTTCCGGGCGGGGCGGTTATTCTTGCAAGCTGTATCTCATCCGGCAGTGTCCTCCAGCTTCGTTTATCCGCCTGTTCAGTGGCAAACGCTGCAGCATTGGCTACAACTCCGGCGAGCAGGCCTGCCATAGGCCCGCCCTCTTTTTCCGCCCTCTGCTGAATGGCAACTGCCAGCACCTTCTTTACAGCCGCCCTTGCAACAGCCTTTGCAGCTATGCGGGTAAAACGGTCATTCAGATTCCTTACAGCAATCGCAGTAATATCTTCCATAAGTACGGTCCTTTTCTCTATTACAGAACCGGCCTCCTGCGGAATCAGCGATACATCAGCATACGCTATCTCTGACTTCTGAGGTACAAATTTTGGAAAGGCGATCCTGATTAACTCCCCCTGTATGGCTGATACACCTCTCACTGTATTCTTTACATCTCTATTCTCTTTAGAGGTTTCAAGCACATATACCAATGCCTCAGGGCTTAATGGAATATCAAGAAAATTGTCCTCTTTTATTGGAGCCTTACCGTTAAAACTGATAAAAACCACTTCCCCCTTATCTTTATTGGCCGAATATGATTGCACCTCAGCATCAGGAAATTGTTTTTTCATCTCCTCAAGAATATCCTGCTGGCCAAGGGCATCTGAAAGCCTCAACACATCCTGCACTGCTACAGGCGGGATTGGTGTGGAATAAAAGGCCGCATAATCTTCAAAGGTCTGCAAAGACTTCCTGTATGATACCCATGCGTCATTCTGTTCGCTATACCCGCCTGCCTCATAAAGTATCCCTGCAAGGTAGCGTGCAAATGCATCCTCTTTATATGCATTCTTTTTGCCGGCATAACGGTCATTTATCAGATTCAGTTTATGGTCAACCTTCCTCGCCTCTACGAGGGCATTTTCAATGTCTCCCATGTACACATAATTCAATGCCCTGATAAGGTTGACCATCACCTTTTCAAAGTCCTCCCCTTCATACTGGAGGAGATTGTCATTGGTAAGGAAGGCTGCGGCCTCAGAAGATACCCTTCTTGTAAATAAATCCTCTATCCTCTGTTCTGCCATCTCAAGCACCTGATTACTCTCAGCATAGCGTCCTGCAATATGAAGCGTCATCCCCCTGTCCATAAAGTACAGGACTGCATTACGTTCCCCATAATTACCCTTGTTCTTTTCAATCACCGCATCCGCAGATGTCACATCCCCTTTCAAAAGATAGTCATCCAGAACAGCATAATGGCTTGTGACAGGGGCGCAGGAAGGAAGAGACAACAGCAGAGAAATAATAAGGGGGAAAAGTAAAAACTTTCTTTTACATGTGTTCATCAGGGAAACCCCACCCTCACCCTAACCCTCTCCCTGAGGGAGAGGGAATTCTTGTTTTGCTTCTTGCTTCTTACTTCTAACTTCTGCTTACTGCTTACACCTTTTTAAAACGAAAACCTCTTCCTCTCAACCACCTTCTTTATCTTCTTCTGTCCGATCCAGACCTTTTTATTATTGACCATGTCATACATCTCAAGGTCTATCTGGTAGAATATGACCTTTGTCCCGCCTGCCTCATCAAGTATGGAATTCAGTACCCCTTTTAACATGAAGTCTGCACCGACCTCTTTTCCGGGGCCTTTCTGAGTCTCATCTGAGGCATTTACCGCCTGGTCGAACCGCTCTTCCCTTATCTCCTCACGCTCTCCCTTGCCTGCAACAAAATCTACCTTCCCTGAATTTATCAGCTCACGTTCAAGGTCTTTTATGAAGGTCTGGACACTGATATGCTCTGTACTGCGATTAACCACAGTTCCCACAATAACCGTTGGGGCCTTCCCCTTCTCTTTGGCTGCATTTTCCAACCACTGGCTTTTTAATGCATCCTTCAGCATCTCCTCTGCCACAAGCCGTGAATCCGTATCATTCCACCTCCCGCTTACATCCGTCACAGCCTCAGACTCAACCCTCGCCACCTTTGGCCCTGTTGCACAGGCTGAAAGTATAAGCATGGCTGAAACTGATAGTGCTCCTGCAACCTTAAAATTAAACATTCCTTTAAACATAATTCACCTCCCGGGTAATGTTAATGTAGTATTCTGCAGGCAAAATCCATCCCTTCCTTTATTGAATCGAGTCTTACGATTTTTTTTGCTTCAATCCAAAGCCTGCAAACTTCACGTGGATTCATAATTTTAACAATGTTGTAATTTATTTTCCATAATATTAATACTGATGGTCACAAGCGGTGAAATGATGATATTCAATTATTCTGTGTGTCAATATCTTAAATTATTTAGATAAAAAAAGAAATAGGCAGCCTTCTACTCTTCTCTACTAAACCCTTCAATCATAGAGATCATTTCCTTCAGTGTCGCTGCACTATTCATCTTATTACGGAACGGCGCAACGTTGGGACATCCTTTGAAATACCATGTCATAATCTTCCGTGAATGAATCAGGCCTGTCTCTTCCCCTTCATATTTAACCTCAAGACGGACATGTTTGAGTGCAATACGTTTTATTTCTTCAAATGAAGGCTCTTCGGGGACATTACCTGAAAGCACGGAACGGATACCGGCATAAATCCATGGATTACCAAGTCCTCCGCGTCCTATGGCCACTCCGTCACACCCGGTCATTTCCATCATACGTTTTGCATCTTCAGGAGCGAATACATCACCATTGCCGAAGACCGGTATCTTCAGGGCCTTTTTAACAAGCCCGATTACATCCCAATCCGCTTTTCCGGAATAACCTTGAGCGCGTGTTCGTCCGTGCACCGTGACCGCTGTAAGGCCGTGATCCTGTGCGAGACCGGCAATACAAAGCGCCTCTTTACCACTGCGGTCTGTGAACCCGGTGCGCATTTTTACAGTAACCGGAATATTTTTTATATTAGCCATAACACTTTCAAATATCTTTCCGGCAGCATCGGGGCGCTGGAGAAGGGCGGACCCTGCACCGTGTTCCGTGATCTTTCGCACAGGACATCCGAAATTCAGATCAATGATATCAAATCCCAATGACTCTATTATTGCGGCAGCCTCTCCCATGGTTTCTGGCTTACTGCCGACAAGTTGGACCCCGAGAGGCTTTTCGCTGCTCGTCCTGCGAAGAAGGGAAAGTGTAATCTTATTCCCTCTGACCAGTGCATCGGCAGAGATCATCTCCGTGAATGCCAGCTCAAGCCCGAGTTCACAGGCAATCAGACGGAATGCGATGTCCGTACAATCCGCCATTGAAGACTGAAACACAGGAGTGTTGAGTAAGAGGTTTCCGAGCTTTATCATGATAATTTAATAATCCATATCCATTATCTTGTTCGTTTCCTCAATAAAATGGAGTATCTCCTGTTTGCCTTTGTTGGCTGTTGATGAGGTACGGAATTGTTTTGGAAGCTCTCCCCATGTTCCAAGCATTACCTTATTATAAGCATTTATATTTTTCATTATTTGCCCGGTTTTTAGTTTATCTGTTTTTGTAAATACCATAACAAAAGGAACTTCATTGTCGGCAAGCCACTCCATAAATGCCATATCTTTTATTTGTGGCTCTAACCGTGAATCAATAAGCACGAACAGACACAGAAGGTTTTTTCTGTTTAAAATATACTCCATTAAAAATACATCCCATTCTTCCCTTTTACTGTTGGATACACTTGCAAAACCATAACCCGGTAAATCCACCAGATACCAGGGAGATTCTGCTTCATTGATAATAAAATGATTTATCAATTGCGTCTTCCCGGGTTTGTCCGAAGCCTTGGCAAGCCCCTTAACATTTGTGAGATAATTTATAAGTGTTGATTTACCTACATTGGATCTTCCAATAAAGGCATATTCTGGAATATCAACCTGCGGGCACTTTTTATAATCCGTACTGCTCATTACAAATCTGGCGGTTTTAATTTTCATAAATGTCTTTCCTTAAATGGTAATGATAGAATAATCAACATGAACATGGCAATAAGAATCTTTATAATATCCCTCATATCACTCATATTATATTTTCCCACACCTGCATATACTGTAGATTTTGAAATCATCCGGACATCTGAGGTTACCATTAAATACGAAAAGGGCTTGAACGGAGTTTCCAATGAGATTGTACGTTTAATACCGTCATTGAAACAAGAGATTGAAAAGAGGGTAGGACTGCCTGTTAATTTCCCATTTGGGGTAATCATTTACATGCATAGGGACACCTTCAGGAGTTTAACAGACAATGACATGATTGCCGCTTTTGCGATACCGGGACGATCTCTCATTGTATTAGACTACTCACAATTCAAATATGATTCACTCACACTCAGGAAGATTTTGATGCATGAGATGTGTCACCTGCTTCTCCATAAAAATATAGCCGGTAATAACCTCCCGCGGTGGTTTGATGAGGGGGTGTCAGAATGGGTGAGCGGAGGAATTAATGAATTAATTTATCCCCAATCTACAGATGTATTAAAGAGGGCATCTATA from Nitrospirota bacterium includes:
- a CDS encoding formate--tetrahydrofolate ligase, giving the protein MKPIHEIADSINLTSEDIETYGHFVAKITPSGLDKRFAARKGKYIVVTAITPTSSGEGKTTTAIGLGMALQRLGKKGIVTLRQPALGPLFGMKGGGAGGGKAILLPHEQVNLSLTGDNFRVTAAHNLLSSFVDNRIFRDSLSGIPHPHPPINTSGASPNPLPEGEGKKESSPCPPPVKGEGIDKIFWPRAADVNDRALRDIIAGAKETGNGFPHAGQFVLTEASEIMAILSLSSSLKDMRERLGRILVGLDKDGRPVTAEDMKCAGAMAILLKDALRPNLVQTSEGTPVFVHTGPFANIAPGISSVIADELALSLADYVITEAGFGADLGFEKLIDIKCRNSDESLYPDCAVIVCTVRSLKEHGGNVNGGVSEIEKGLAHLNKQISNVKFFGVPVLVAINKYPNDTNEEIGCIIRNTEAICIPACTVTPYEDGGAGVIRLGKMVAEMSLLPPVHKYLYEPDMPVRDKINRIATTMYGAVGVEFSRTAEEKLGLIKRLGFESLPVCTAKTHRSLSHDPKLTGVPEGFTLPVDDIHISAGAGFVYPMCGKIFPLPGLPAHPLAENMDIDTETWKVKGL
- the dusB gene encoding tRNA dihydrouridine synthase DusB translates to MIKLGNLLLNTPVFQSSMADCTDIAFRLIACELGLELAFTEMISADALVRGNKITLSLLRRTSSEKPLGVQLVGSKPETMGEAAAIIESLGFDIIDLNFGCPVRKITEHGAGSALLQRPDAAGKIFESVMANIKNIPVTVKMRTGFTDRSGKEALCIAGLAQDHGLTAVTVHGRTRAQGYSGKADWDVIGLVKKALKIPVFGNGDVFAPEDAKRMMEMTGCDGVAIGRGGLGNPWIYAGIRSVLSGNVPEEPSFEEIKRIALKHVRLEVKYEGEETGLIHSRKIMTWYFKGCPNVAPFRNKMNSAATLKEMISMIEGFSREE
- a CDS encoding penicillin-binding protein activator LpoB, producing MFNFKVAGALSVSAMLILSACATGPKVARVESEAVTDVSGRWNDTDSRLVAEEMLKDALKSQWLENAAKEKGKAPTVIVGTVVNRSTEHISVQTFIKDLERELINSGKVDFVAGKGEREEIREERFDQAVNASDETQKGPGKEVGADFMLKGVLNSILDEAGGTKVIFYQIDLEMYDMVNNKKVWIGQKKIKKVVERKRFSF
- a CDS encoding YihA family ribosome biogenesis GTP-binding protein; translated protein: MKIKTARFVMSSTDYKKCPQVDIPEYAFIGRSNVGKSTLINYLTNVKGLAKASDKPGKTQLINHFIINEAESPWYLVDLPGYGFASVSNSKREEWDVFLMEYILNRKNLLCLFVLIDSRLEPQIKDMAFMEWLADNEVPFVMVFTKTDKLKTGQIMKNINAYNKVMLGTWGELPKQFRTSSTANKGKQEILHFIEETNKIMDMDY